From Thermoplasmata archaeon:
GCGCATCCGACACGTCCCCGGAGAACTTGCCCTCGGGCCCGATCATGTCGAAGATGCTCCTCTCGATCTTCTCGTAGTCCGCCTCGGGCATCATGGCGGCGTGGAGCACGTCGGAAATCTCCTGGACGGGGGCCGTCGCATTGATGTGGAAGGAGGAGTAGAAGGCATGGTAGGCCTTCTCCGGCGAGGCGCCCGCCCCGGTCTGCCATTTCGTCTCCACGAGCTTCATCTTCTCGAAGAATCGGAGGGCGTCGA
This genomic window contains:
- a CDS encoding ArsR family transcriptional regulator, producing MSEVAELVPILRAVDSEIKSNVFKEVTANWQTAKQIEEKFGAEGLDALRFFEKMKLVETKWQTGAGASPEKAYHAFYSSFHINATAPVQEISDVLHAAMMPEADYEKIERSIFDMIGPEGKFSGDVSDALKVTQTMLKALVKRSPRLDFRGHRIIRFED